The following coding sequences are from one Megachile rotundata isolate GNS110a chromosome 13, iyMegRotu1, whole genome shotgun sequence window:
- the abs gene encoding ATP-dependent RNA helicase abstrakt isoform X1 has protein sequence MEQSKEESSRKRYRREDQKEESPFDVDDNYVPYVPVKERKKQQLTKLGKLGQLKDDAAVGIIGKSSSENEKDDGDDDDGQVWGRKSNISLLDQHTELKKLAEAKKESAMEKQLKEEEKILESVAENKALMGVAELAKGIQYEDPIKTSWRPPRAVLALGEARHERVRRKLRILVEGDDIPPPLKSFKEMKFHRGILNGLEQKGIIKPTPIQVQGIPTVLSGRDMIGIAFTGSGKTLVFVLPIIMFCLEQEVAMPFVRNEGPYGLIICPSRELAKQTYDIIRHYTNSLRQAGCPEIRSCLAIGGVPVSESLEVINKGVHIMVATPGRLMDMLDKKMVKLSVCRYLCMDEADRMIDMGFEEDVRTIFSFFRGQRQTLLFSATMPKKIQNFARSALVKPVTINVGRAGAASMNVIQEVEYVKQEAKIVYLLECLQKTPPPVLIFAEKKQDVDAIHEYLLLKGVEAVAIHGGKDQEERSRSVEAFRQGRKDVLVATDVASKGLDFADVQHVINYDMPDDVENYVHRIGRTGRSGRTGIATTFINKANDESVLLDLKHLLMEAKQKVPPFLLELCSENEKYLNLGDERGCSYCGGLGHRITDCPKLEAIQNKQASNIGRRDYLASNAADY, from the exons ATGGAACAAAGTAAAGAGGAGTCTTCGCGAAAG AGATATAGGAGAGAAGATCAAAAGGAAGAGAGTCCTTTTGATGTAGATGATAATTATGTACCTTATGTACCAGTTAAAGAACGTAAAAAACAACAATTAACTAAGCTTGGTAAACTCGGACAACTCAAAGATGATGCAGCTGTGGGTATTATTGGGAAAAGTAGTAGTGAAAATGAGAAAGATGATGGGGATGACGATGATGGACAAGTGTGGGGAAGAAAATCAAACATTTCTCTTTTAGATCAACATActgaattgaaaaaattagcAGAAG ctAAGAAGGAAAGTGCTATGGAAAAGCAactgaaagaagaagaaaagattCTAGAAAGTGTAGCAGAGAATAAAGCTTTAATGGGTGTAGCTGAATTAGCAAAGGGTATTCAATATGAAGACCCAATAAAAACCAGTTGGCGACCTCCAAGAGCTGTTCTAGCTCTTGGAGAAGCAAGGCATGAGAGAGTTAGGAGAAAACTTAGGATTTTGGTAGAAGGAGATGATATTCCACCACCATTGAAAAGCtttaaagaaatgaaatttcacAGAGGTATCTTGAATGGATTAGAACAAAAGGGTATTATTAAGCCCACACCTATCCAAGTTCAAGGAATACCTACTGT ATTATCTGGTCGTGATATGATTGGCATTGCCTTCACTGGCAGTGGGAAAACATTGGTATTTGTTTTACCTATCATAATGTTCTGCTTAGAGCAAGAAGTAGCTATGCCATTTGTAAGAAATGAAGGACCATATG GTTTAATTATCTGTCCGTCACGGGAATTGGCTAAACAAACTTACGATATTATTCGGCACTACACAAATAGTTTGCGTCAAGCAGGCTGTCCTGAGATACGTAGTTGCTTAGCAATTGGAGGTGTACCTGTATCTGAATCTTTAGAAGTTATtaataa aGGCGTGCATATCATGGTAGCTACTCCTGGGCGATTAATGGACATGTTAGATAAAAAGATGGTAAAACTTAGCGTATGCCGTTACCTGTGTATGGACGAAGCAGATCGCATGATTGATATGGGATTTGAAGAGGATGTGCGAACGATTTTCTCGTTTTTTAGG GGTCAAAGACAAACATTATTATTTTCTGCGACTATGCCgaagaaaattcagaattttgctcgttcagCGTTAGTAAAACCCGTAACGATCAATGTTGGTCGCGCGGGTGCCGCATCTATGAATGTAATACAAGAAGTTGAATATGTGAAGCAAGAGGCTAAAATCGTGTACCTTCTGGAATGCTTACAAAAGACCCCACCACCGGTACTTATATTTGCCGAGAAGAAACAAGATGTGGACGCTATCCATGAATATTTATTACTGAAAGGTGTTGAAGCAGTAGCGATACACGGTGGAAAAG ATCAAGAAGAAAGATCGCGTTCTGTAGAAGCTTTCCGACAAGGTCGAAAAGATGTATTGGTGGCAACGGACGTTGCATCTAAGGGTCTTGATTTTGCCGACGTACAACATGTTATAAATTATGATATGCCAGATGATGTAGAAAACTATG TACATAGAATCGGAAGAACCGGTCGTTCTGGACGAACTGGAATAGCAACAACATTCATTAATAAAGCAAACGATGAATCCGTGTTACTCGATCTTAAACATTTGCTTATGGAAGCAAAACAAAAGGTTCCACCGTTCTTATTGGAACTGTGTTCGGAAAACGAGAAGTATCTCAATTTGGGAG ACGAACGTGGGTGCAGTTATTGTGGTGGTCTTGGTCATAGAATCACAGACTGTCCCAAACTTGAAGCCATTCAAAATAAACAAGCATCCAATATTGGACGCCGCGATTATCTGGCCAGCAATGCAGCTGACTATTAA
- the abs gene encoding ATP-dependent RNA helicase abstrakt isoform X2: protein MQRYRREDQKEESPFDVDDNYVPYVPVKERKKQQLTKLGKLGQLKDDAAVGIIGKSSSENEKDDGDDDDGQVWGRKSNISLLDQHTELKKLAEAKKESAMEKQLKEEEKILESVAENKALMGVAELAKGIQYEDPIKTSWRPPRAVLALGEARHERVRRKLRILVEGDDIPPPLKSFKEMKFHRGILNGLEQKGIIKPTPIQVQGIPTVLSGRDMIGIAFTGSGKTLVFVLPIIMFCLEQEVAMPFVRNEGPYGLIICPSRELAKQTYDIIRHYTNSLRQAGCPEIRSCLAIGGVPVSESLEVINKGVHIMVATPGRLMDMLDKKMVKLSVCRYLCMDEADRMIDMGFEEDVRTIFSFFRGQRQTLLFSATMPKKIQNFARSALVKPVTINVGRAGAASMNVIQEVEYVKQEAKIVYLLECLQKTPPPVLIFAEKKQDVDAIHEYLLLKGVEAVAIHGGKDQEERSRSVEAFRQGRKDVLVATDVASKGLDFADVQHVINYDMPDDVENYVHRIGRTGRSGRTGIATTFINKANDESVLLDLKHLLMEAKQKVPPFLLELCSENEKYLNLGDERGCSYCGGLGHRITDCPKLEAIQNKQASNIGRRDYLASNAADY, encoded by the exons ATGCAGAGATATAGGAGAGAAGATCAAAAGGAAGAGAGTCCTTTTGATGTAGATGATAATTATGTACCTTATGTACCAGTTAAAGAACGTAAAAAACAACAATTAACTAAGCTTGGTAAACTCGGACAACTCAAAGATGATGCAGCTGTGGGTATTATTGGGAAAAGTAGTAGTGAAAATGAGAAAGATGATGGGGATGACGATGATGGACAAGTGTGGGGAAGAAAATCAAACATTTCTCTTTTAGATCAACATActgaattgaaaaaattagcAGAAG ctAAGAAGGAAAGTGCTATGGAAAAGCAactgaaagaagaagaaaagattCTAGAAAGTGTAGCAGAGAATAAAGCTTTAATGGGTGTAGCTGAATTAGCAAAGGGTATTCAATATGAAGACCCAATAAAAACCAGTTGGCGACCTCCAAGAGCTGTTCTAGCTCTTGGAGAAGCAAGGCATGAGAGAGTTAGGAGAAAACTTAGGATTTTGGTAGAAGGAGATGATATTCCACCACCATTGAAAAGCtttaaagaaatgaaatttcacAGAGGTATCTTGAATGGATTAGAACAAAAGGGTATTATTAAGCCCACACCTATCCAAGTTCAAGGAATACCTACTGT ATTATCTGGTCGTGATATGATTGGCATTGCCTTCACTGGCAGTGGGAAAACATTGGTATTTGTTTTACCTATCATAATGTTCTGCTTAGAGCAAGAAGTAGCTATGCCATTTGTAAGAAATGAAGGACCATATG GTTTAATTATCTGTCCGTCACGGGAATTGGCTAAACAAACTTACGATATTATTCGGCACTACACAAATAGTTTGCGTCAAGCAGGCTGTCCTGAGATACGTAGTTGCTTAGCAATTGGAGGTGTACCTGTATCTGAATCTTTAGAAGTTATtaataa aGGCGTGCATATCATGGTAGCTACTCCTGGGCGATTAATGGACATGTTAGATAAAAAGATGGTAAAACTTAGCGTATGCCGTTACCTGTGTATGGACGAAGCAGATCGCATGATTGATATGGGATTTGAAGAGGATGTGCGAACGATTTTCTCGTTTTTTAGG GGTCAAAGACAAACATTATTATTTTCTGCGACTATGCCgaagaaaattcagaattttgctcgttcagCGTTAGTAAAACCCGTAACGATCAATGTTGGTCGCGCGGGTGCCGCATCTATGAATGTAATACAAGAAGTTGAATATGTGAAGCAAGAGGCTAAAATCGTGTACCTTCTGGAATGCTTACAAAAGACCCCACCACCGGTACTTATATTTGCCGAGAAGAAACAAGATGTGGACGCTATCCATGAATATTTATTACTGAAAGGTGTTGAAGCAGTAGCGATACACGGTGGAAAAG ATCAAGAAGAAAGATCGCGTTCTGTAGAAGCTTTCCGACAAGGTCGAAAAGATGTATTGGTGGCAACGGACGTTGCATCTAAGGGTCTTGATTTTGCCGACGTACAACATGTTATAAATTATGATATGCCAGATGATGTAGAAAACTATG TACATAGAATCGGAAGAACCGGTCGTTCTGGACGAACTGGAATAGCAACAACATTCATTAATAAAGCAAACGATGAATCCGTGTTACTCGATCTTAAACATTTGCTTATGGAAGCAAAACAAAAGGTTCCACCGTTCTTATTGGAACTGTGTTCGGAAAACGAGAAGTATCTCAATTTGGGAG ACGAACGTGGGTGCAGTTATTGTGGTGGTCTTGGTCATAGAATCACAGACTGTCCCAAACTTGAAGCCATTCAAAATAAACAAGCATCCAATATTGGACGCCGCGATTATCTGGCCAGCAATGCAGCTGACTATTAA
- the LOC100878114 gene encoding uncharacterized protein LOC100878114 has protein sequence MIFNEDDGKDDEYFKRIKEQKEDEMEERRRLLVNKSEIKQRLRERHIKRQEASEMEETQQAKEAAKLKIQQLELTERLAKELSCRKYIEHQEASKARKKKYTSSNSALENIHDELIKERKQDEETHTPSFSGWWFSEDSTVEQQVKKINYRRELQNQLINNRRKLREEAEEKQRERKIMEEVGETLHEEDVRAEKRKREVAALLQAEKEAFLKTRQFWKEKRREVLKQEHDEISRIIAKKEAQRKREAEEKSDTRAAKEAMVEKLSKYLMEEERKRIEREEICRELYLAEKEDELMKKTMQLTIEKKRIAGELLQDMAKHQKAAAEKKAKELEIDAAFVKYLAEERRNLEERKRQETQARRERSIQYRNELKEAMARNREQRAKDSIKIDATENLFTWGNGDEDRKLKCYSESALDALKSQENKNATST, from the exons ATGATATTTAACGAAGACGATGGAAAGGACGatgaatatttcaaaagaaTCAAGGAGCAGAAGGAAGACGAGATGGAGGAACGACGACGATTGTTAGTGAATAAGAGTGAAATTAAGCAGCGTTTACGTGAACGTCATATAAAACGCCAAGAAGCATCAGAAATGGAAGAAACTCAACAGGCTAAAGAAGCTGCTAAGTTAAAAATTCAACAACTTGAACTGACGGAACGACTAGCTAAAGAATTGTCATGTCGCAAAT ATATCGAGCATCAAGAAGCGTCGAAAGCCAGGAAGAAGAAATATACTTCTTCAAACAGTGCATTGGAGAACATACACGATGAGTTAATCAAAGAACGAAAACAAGACGAAGAGACACATACTCCGTCATTCAGTGGGTGGTGGTTCAGCGAAGATTCTACAGTAGAGCAACAAGTGAAGAAGATAAATTATAGAAGAGAGCTGCAAAACCAGCTGATAAATAATCGTCGTAAATTGCGCGAGGAAGCAGAAGAGAAGCAACGAGAACGAAAGATAATGGAAGAAGTTGGTGAGACGTTACACGAAGAGGATGTAAGAGCCgaaaaaagaaaacgagaaGTTGCCGCTTTGTTGCAAGCAGAAAAGGAGGCGTTTCTTAAAACTCGACAATTTTGGAAGGAAAAACGAAGGGAGGTTTTGAAGCAGGAACACGATGAGATTTCGAGGATCATTGCCAAAAAAGAGGCCCAACGAAAGAGAGAAGCCGAAGAAAAG AGCGATACTCGTGCAGCCAAAGAAGCAATGGTAGAAAAACTATCGAAATACTTGATGGAAGAGGAACGTAAAAGAATAGAACGAGAGGAGATCTGTCGTGAATTGTACTTAGCAGAGAAAGAAGACGAATTGATGAAAAAGACAATGCAGTTGACAATCGAAAAGAAACGAATTGCAGGGGAACTATTGCAGGACATG GCGAAACATCAGAAAGCCGCTGCCGAAAAGAAAGCAAAAGAGTTGGAGATCGATGCGGCTTTCGTCAAATACTTGGCCGAAGAACGAAGAAATCTAGAGGAAAGGAAACGACAGGAGACTCAAGCACGACGCGAAAGAA gtatCCAATATCGAAACGAGTTGAAAGAAGCTATGGCTAGAAACAGGGAGCAACGCGCGAAAGACTCTATAAAGATCGATGCAACTGAAAATTTATTCACATGGGGTAACGGTGATGAGGACCGCAAACTGAAGTGCTACTCGGAATCTGCCCTTGACGCTTTGAAATCTCAAGAGAACAAGAATGCTACCTCTACATAG